The Podarcis muralis chromosome Z, rPodMur119.hap1.1, whole genome shotgun sequence DNA segment CATCCCCCTTAATTTAGAATGTTAACAGTGGCAGTACTTAGCAGTTTATATACGTGCTTCTTGAAGGTCAAGGCTTGTGACAATCTCATCAAACTCCTGCATCTCACAATTTGGTTGCAGAGCTTCTGCATCTTGGATCTTCAGCTGAAATAGGGTCATGGTAAGATTCCTCACCTAATCCCAGCTCCCTTTCATTTGGCTCTGCAGCAGACGTCACAACCCACTTTGACAATGTATTTTGGTTCGGGGACTTCAATTTCCGCCTGAACGAGGATCGGGAGGTGGTGGAGCAGATCCTCAGCCAAGGGCTGGAAGCGGACATGTCTAAGTTGCTACAGCATGACCAGTTGATTAAGGAAATGGCCAGTGGTAAGGAGAATATCACAGCCATGTTTCCACCCCAAAACTAAAGCTTGATTCAGCCTTGATGAAGCCATGGGGAAAATTGACTCCTTGCGTCCTTCCCTTCCACAGGATCAATTTTCAAGGGGTTCCAAGAGGCCCCCATTCTTTTCCGCCCTTCCTACAAGTTTGATGTTGGGCAGGACTCCTACGATACTACCTCCAAGCAGAGGACACCATCGTACACGGTAAGAACTTCTAGGTGAGCAGCATCTCACCTGGAAACTTCAGGAAGAATGATATTGTGCCTTGGTGGAAAAGAAGTACAGCAGTTGCCACTGAGTGTCTTTTATGCTTGTGAAAAGGAAAGTGTCCTTGGAAGAGAGCTGGCTGTTTCTCCGCTGTAGCGATTAACTCACCTTTCCCCTCTTTGCCCCTTGGACTTCTCAGGATCGTGTGATCTACCGGAGCCGTCACAAGGATGACATTCAAGCTGTGAAATACTCTTCCTGCCTTGGGATCAAAACGTCAGACCACCGGCCTGTATATGGGTTATTTCGTGTCAAAGTGAGGCCTGGAAGAGACAAGTTAGTATTGACACTTTGCATCATGGTGGCCTTTGGCATGAATCAGATGGAGGGCTGGAGGTGAGGGGTAGGTACTAAGCAGCCTCCAAGAGAGAACAGACTGGTAGCACTTGTTCCCCTGCTGTAGGGAACCACATTGGCACAGGAATTGCGGACTAGTCCCCAGAGAGGGGTGTGGTCTAATTCAGTAAAAAGTCTTTATTTTGACAGTAGCATGAttaaccagagtggctggggcaacccagttggatgggtgggatataagtacagtggtaccttgggttacatacgcttcaggttacagactccgctaacccagaaatagtatctcgggttaagaactttgcttcaggatgagaacagaaattgtgctccggcggcgcggcagcagcaggaggccccattagctaaagtggtgcttcaggttaagaacagtttcaggttaagtacggacctctggaacgaattaagtacttaacttgaggtaccactgtaatacattattattattattattattattattattattattattattatcatcatcatcatcattattatactCTCAACTCCTCTCATCCTACTCAGCcattggggctggtggaagtcatagtccagcagcatctggagattccccacacctggcatGGATATCCCTTgacagcaaggatggggaaacaGAGGCCCTCTGGATCTTGTTGAATATTACTCCCGACCATCAGCACCAGCATCTTCCTTGAGCTTTGACGATGCTGGCTACTGGGGTTGCTGGGAGTTAAGGAGTTCAACAAGTGTTGGAGATGCCAGGCAGGTCCCAGAGTCCTGCTTTTATGGCTTGTGAAgatgcagcttcccccacctgcaTGTCACTTCCCACCTAAATGCTGCCTTGTCTCTTTCCAGCATCCCACTGGCTGCTGGCCTGTTTGATCGAGAACTCTACTTGATTGGCATCAGGCGACGTATCACCAGGGAACTTCAGAGGAAGCAAGCACTCAAGGACCAAAAAGCCAGTGCCGTCTGTTCTGTTTCCTGACCTCAAAGGGCCATCCAAAGAGGGCTTTTCTGAGCTGGGCACAAGAGGAGCTTCTGACTGCTCCCCGCAGTGAAAGGGCCTGTGCAGGAAAGAGCGCCAGCATCTGTCGCTTGGGGCCTCCTGCCATCAGGTCTTTGAAACTGCCTTGTCGCTGCTGTGCCTGGAAACATGGAAGGAATGCTCTTGAGGTTGTCAGTGACTGGCTCTTCGTAGACACTTGATCACAAGAAGGCAACAAACTTGAACAGTGGAGCTGGGGGGAGACTTTCCTAGACTGAGATGCTCCCTTGTCTCATTGATTCCGTTTTGGGAAACTTGTTGCCTGAAAAAGGGTCATGGGCATCCTTTTTGTGTTTCAAGACCATGTGCTCACATATTGGTTTTCATCAGGTGCCTCTGGGGACCAGCTCTGGGAATATTCTGCATCTGTATTTTACTCCATTCATTCCCTGCCACCAAGAAGCTGAATATGCAGAAACATTTGAGCATGCTGCTAGCTTCATTTGCCCCCCAAAACACATTGTTTTCTCAATTCCAGAAAGAGCAAAGTCCTCATCTGGAACAGGCACATTTATTTTTGAAGTAGGAAGTGCCAGGGAGAGTGCTGATGGCATGTTGCAACTCCTGGGAAGGGCCTCTGATATCTTCCCTCATTCCCAGACCTGGACATAGATTACTAGTATTAAGAAATAGAAGGCTTTCTGGTTTCATTGAACCAAGAACCTTTGTTGCTTGTCTCTTCCCAGCTGGCTACAAAAATCAGTATTCTTTGTGGCAAGACCAAATTTTGACTTGCCAacaggtgcaaagcagggccgCAGGCATGTTGGAGTTTTGGGTttacccttccaccatttggttGCTTGTTACTGCTCTGGACTGCATTTGTGTCCATAATTTAATAAACCAAGAGCTGGATTTCTAAAAACTTATTTCAAATGTGTCAAGCTTTCCTTCTTCTTCAGCTGCAGTTTGCATCGTTGATTCACCATCAAACATCCTCACAAAGCAAACAGAAGGCATCCCATCAGGTTAGGATAAGCTTTCAGTCATTTTGAAAAGGCAGGACCCCACCCCTAAATGTTGTGACATGTTAAACTCTGCTCAGAGTAAATAATGCAAAAGGAAATTAATATGATTCCATGTTGGAGTAGGAGCTTGTGTCTTTAATAGGTTGAATTTTGTGTCTCATGGCAAATTTCACACCTATAAATGCCCCAAAGATGCAGGAATCTCCCCTGTTCATCACTGTTGTGCACTAATGGATTTGGGATAGGGAGGCATCTTTCTGGTAGTGACTGGTTTGAGTTGCCCCTCTTTCAAAGGAGTTAAAACTTGGCTTCCATGTGGCAGGGGCCACCAATttgaatgtcttttaaaaattaagagtCCTGATGTGCCTCTGTGGATCTACCAGTCACTATCAGCCATGATGGCAGTGTACTGCCTCCGTTTTCAGTCACTTCCTGCCTCTGAAAACCGGTTTCCAGAAACCACCGGAGGGGAGAATgttgttgtactcaggtcctgtaTGTAGGGTTCCCATCGGGGCATCtgcttgaccactgtgagaattggatgctagactagataatCCATTGGCTTGGAGACCTCCGGGTTGGtgccatcggtaatggcggattccctctgactcTGAGGGATTCTGCTCAAAAATATACACCTTGGGTCTCTAATTTTTATATCAGTATATTCCTGTGGCCAAGCAAATATCAGTATGTAATCACAACACGTGACCTGTTATATTAATTTATTTGTGTTCTTTACTACCATGGAGTGGACCGGGTCTTGGTCGTTGGGCTCCAGGCACCTGATTTAGGACAAAAAATCAACACAAACAGAAActttgagaataataataataataattttattgtctaaaccctgcccatctggctgggttgccccagccactcttgggtgGCTTGCAACACATATCAAATCAGCAGGCTGTACTTCTGTGGGCAGCTCTTTCTACTGTCTTTTCACTGGTGCATGTTTTGCTGTTCGTTTAGGAAACTTAAGAAGAAACTGTTTCCAGAGACAAAGGTGCTTGAGTTGACAGGCCCAGAGTGCTCTTTTCAAAGTTACGAAGGTGCCCGGAGAACCTGCACAAAGCTTCCTCTCCTGGGCTCACACACATGGGAGCTGCTTTGGCAGGGAAACCACAAATCTCGACAAGTGGATCCAAGAAGGCTTGTTAACGGAAGAGCCGATACATCCTTGGAAGCCGCCCATCCTTGCTGGAAAGGGCTGCCTGGATGTGTTCATAACTGGGCAGCTCAGTCAAGTCCCCCAGGCAGGCTACAGCCGGCTTGTTCCTCAGCATCTTTGTCACCACCCTCTTGATGTCGCTAGCATTCACTTTGCCTAAAGCAGGGGAACAAAACTATCAGGCATGGCTTCAAGGGACATTCAGAACCAATACCAAGTAAAGCCACATTGCCGCTGTTTCTGCTTATGCAAATTTAGTTTTTAAAATTTGGTGCTGAGTACATGTAGGTATTGGCTATTGGACTGTAATGGTGAACTGTAAGAATAACAGCAACAGATGTGAATGTTATTTTGTTAAGATGGGAGGCAACATTCCAGTTGTGTAAAATCCAGAGGTGTCTTTTCACCCATACATCTCTCTAGCTTCCACCCAGCCAAAGCAAGAAACATCAGCACAGCTAAAGGACACGTTCCAAGCAGGCAAAGGCACCCAATGTGGTGCAGAGCACACCCTCTGGAAAGTCATGAAGGCTGGATAGAGAGGCCCAGAGGGATGCATTCAGCCTCGGAGCTGGAGTCTCCTCACCCCACTATTAGCAGGAGATGAGTTCGGGGTGactagcacaaaaatggaaatctaAGCCAGGAAGGAGGTGCAGTAGGAGCAATGGAGATCAAGGGGCCAGCAAACAGCAGTCATATGGCccagagaaagaaaaaggtggCTAGAGAAATGAGAGGGATCTAAAACTGCATTAGGAGCCAGAGCTTTGTGTGTGTGCCCAGGAGTGTCAAAGTGATGTGGGCACAATGAAGCTGGTCTTGGTAAGAGGCCAAAATAAAACTGATGGTTACAAAAATATATTCTCCCTCAGAAGAACATGAGAAGCTGCCCTCTAGCtgcatattgtctacactgactggcagcagctctccagggtttcaggcagaggacattcccagcccaacctggaggtgctgctggggattgaacctgatatgttctgcatgccaagcaggtgctctgagcTATGAGGCCCAGAAAAAGAAGAGACCCTAGAAAAACCAGTCAAGTTTACTTACCAATCAAGACACAGAGCTCATGGGGCAGCTTCCTCATGCCAGTTGCCAACACCTGCCTTCCGACATCCTCAAAAATAACCGGCCGAGACTCCAGGTTCATCATCAGCATGGACTGCAATTGAGTCTTTGCTCGCTCAAGTTCAACCTGCAAGAAGAGACAGAGGACTAACGCAACCTATGCTTCAGGCTTTTGTTTCATATGCTCCatggggaaggagggagcaagGTCAGTGACCAAAGACACCAGAAAGTCATAAGCAGCACAAACCTCCCCAGGAGCTCCTCCCAGGTACCCAGATGggaatttgctgctgctgctgctgctctgtttaAGAACAGCAGGTAAATTCTAGGAATATGGGGAACAGCTAACCTCTCCAACTGCTCCTGACATTAAAATGAATTCCCGGGTGATTATTTCCACCATTTCTCGAACCTGGAAACAAATAATGAAGTAAGTAAATGAAAAGCAGCAATGAAGGTGGCTGTCAAGTGGGGACAGGAAGTATGGAAGGAAGGCAACTGTATAAAACGCTGATCACCAATGAGTTCTTCCTGGAACCCACAAAAGATGAAGAGTATCACCCAATCTTGCCCCACTGAGAGCAGTGGGGTTCCAGGGCTGCTTGCATGCCAGCCTGGAAAGCTTTTAGTTGTGGTTGTAAATGCATCCCCACACTGCAGTTACCACTGATCAGCTTGTGAGGTGGCCAGAGGAGATGCCCAAGACTGGACACCAAGTGGTCTGTGATGTGAAATCAGTCCAGGAAAGCCACCCACCTGTCTGGGGTCTGCACTGGCATGGATGCACAGGAGGCCTGTGTCTTCGTAGCTGTGGTGGTAGGCTGTGGCATTGTACATCCAGTGatgcctgggaagaggagaagcTAAGGTGAACTCCCACAGGCAACAATTCTTGCTGGATCTTCCACCCTCGTCTTGCTCTTCCCCTCTGCTCAAAACCTCCCGTGTACAAATGCACAATTCATCCCCAATGGAGAGCACAAGTCTGGGATCTCAGACAAGGAGGCCTTGTGAGGGGATCTGTCACATTGCCCCTCGGACAGAAGAGACTCACCGGTTGAGCACGTTGAGGTACAGCCGGGTGAACATGCCTTTGCCTGGCCCTCCAGCAGAAAAGGACCCACCTCCTCCCATCATCATGTTCAGGACGGCAAAGGGGATAAAGTCTTCCTCCTAGAGTGTGGGGAGCAAAGGCAGTGGGTGGCTGAGAGTTCGGCATAAAGGATGTCGAGTGCAAGCAGAGGCTTCGGGGGCGGGGAGGTCCTTACCAGAAATGAACAGGTTTCCAGCCCAATCATGATGTGGGTCAACTCTGGGATAGGGGTGGGCCCCAAACTCACATCTGACATGTCTTTCTCcagctgcagagagagaaaataatcagaaaaagaaaacagatgttCACCGCAGACTGTGGCTTCTTCCAATACGAAGCTTGCACCACCAATTCCACCTGGAATCACTTCTTTAAACATCCACTGGCTAGCAGGAGTGGATTTTCTCTGGCTTACCTTGAGGATCCCTCCTGTGTACTGGGCGACAGACCTGTCCACTGCTGCAGCCGTACTGCTCCCCCACACAGGCTCAGCTCCAAGGAAATACTTCCGGGCGCAGTCCACCAGCTGGTCATGCTCGATCCCAACGCCAGCCAATACCATCCTATTGGGTGTGTAGTAATTCCGCATGTATGAATGGAGAACCTTCCTGTCAATTTTGTCTATGTTTTCAGCCGGGCAGAATCTGTTCAATCCTACTGTGTTTTCACTGAAAGCTGCCTATTGGGAGAAAAAACGGATGGAgaggctcttttttggggggagggggaagtgatCCACAAATTCATTTGCATTCCCTTGCCTTATAAGAGATGAGTCCCAAGAGTCTAATTAGCAAGAGATTACCACTGGCCTAAATATGTTTATCAGGCAAGACAATAAATGTTTTTGCCTTCAGCAGAAATTCAACTCTTGTGAACATAGAGCACCAGCAACAAAACCAGTGGCTTAATCACAACAAGATGGAGATCCTCTAAGTGAGCTGTTCTTGTGTCCAGGAATTAGGGAGGTAGCCTATCCTACCTAGAACACGTACACAGTCTGGGAAGGCTCTCAGAACCAGCACTGGGCAGCTGTTCTGGTAATGCCCCTATTTGGCCCACTGACAAGGTCGTCCCAAAGAGCACCCTCATAGTCAGTTCAAGAGATAAGCGGTCTCTTAGCTACTGCTCTTTTTCCTAAACTGTGCAGCTGAGGGATTCTCAAGCATCACACACAGAGCGCTCAATTTCAATCTCAAAAACTTGTTCCTGGAACAGATTCAAACAGGACCTACTGAATGAATCATCTCTGTAAGCAGTGGCTCTGGATCAGGCCTCATGTTCAGGTCCTCCAACTCAAAGCGGACCGCCATGCGTGTCATCTCAATTTCCTCATCTGTTCCAAGACAAAAAAGCATcctaagaacatatgaagagccatGCAGGGTCAGACCTGTGGCCCATATAGTCAAGCATCtggtcctcacagtggccaatgaggtGCCTCCATGGGAAAgccgcaagcaggatctgagcacaagagggtCTTTGAATGCAGCTCACAGAACCAAACTCAAAGCAAGGCCTTGACCTTTTGGTCAGTGTCTAACAGCACATTTACTGAAGCTGAATTTACGACGGCACATTCACATGCCATTCTCACGTGGAGGGAAAGTCCTGCCTGAACCTCAATATGGTCCTCAAAACAGAGCCAAGCCTGTGAGTTGCCAACAAATAAATTTCAGTGGGCATGCATTTATGGCCCGACACTACTCTTCTCCTGCCCCGAATCCCCATATTCATGCTATCTGCTGCAGCAACCATGGCCCCTGTTATGTCTTTATCTGTGGAAACAGGGGCTCCCCAAGCCAGGATTTCATGTCCTCTCTCCCGCCACAGTCTCAAGATTTGTACCGCCTCACCTGATAATCTGGGCTGTAGCACCACATCAGACAGCAGACTGACAACAGTATCCAAGCCTTTGGCATCGGCTGAAACGGCGTACATGGTGGTGTCCCTGCAAAGGTGGATGAATTTGGGTTGATGAGCAGTTTAGGACATTCAGCCTCAGTGAAGTCATGGCCCTGAGACACCTCCTACATTCCTGTGATTCTGCTGAGGCCCTTTCTTAAACTATATGAAAAAGCAGTCTTAACTGCATGTGAAGAAAGGTGCACCAGACTtaagaaaccctggaaagctactACAAGTCAGAAcagttttgttatttatttactgcatttctatcccaACTTCTCTCCAAGGAGCACAAAGTGACCCACGTCGTTCCTTCCTCGTTTAAtctccacaaccaccctgtgaggcaggttaggttgagagaggcagcgactgtcccacagtcacccagtgagcttcatggttaagtggggatttgaaccctggtctcccaggtgatactctaacacaacacaacacaggcTCTAATCTGAACCCTAAAAAGGATTAACATAAGAGCCTGGAGTGAAAGTAGGTACAACAGTAAAAGGCCTATTTTAGAGGTCCATATAttatttagctttttaaaagagTGAATAAAATACAAATTCGACAGATGCCCATTTGTTTCCTGATCATTTTGTCTTCAGCGGAGGATGCTTAGATAGACATACCTTGAAGCCTGACAATCACAGATGCCGCCATGTTTCTCCAAAGTGAGGAGGATCTCGTCCTTACTGCCAAACTGAGCTGTAGACTGAAAGCACAACAGAAGAAGCAAGGAAGGATGTCAGCATAAACCATGTTCTAGCCATGGGTGACCAAGGCTGTAGCCTAAGAGAGGGGGGGTTCTCTCAGAGACTTATAGGATTAACAGGACATGGGGAGGAGGCTGGATATGAAAAAGGTGAGGGGAATTATAGGGCACATACATGCTACCAAATAACAGTAGTAAGGATCACAGGTTATTACgataattgctgctgctgctgttatatcacttattaaatttatataccgctcttcaTCAAGAGACCGCAAGATAGTTTACAATAATATGTTCAGCGTGATACCTAACATTAGTCATAGTCTGATTGGGTCCACTGACTTCAATGGATGTTGGTCACCTATAATTGCAAAGAGTAAGTTCAAATACATATGACTATCACTCATCACTTTACTTACAGAAAAAGCAAGCTTTTCAAGAAAGTGTGAAATGCCACCAGTATGTTTTGCTTCATATCTTGAGCCTGAATTTATAAGGACTGAAAAAAgggcagaagagagagaagaaaagagaatcaGTTTGTTTACCCTCCAAAAGTAGTGTGGACGCTCAGATCTTCCTGCGCTTGGGATTGGGAACCCTCTTGTCAGGCTCAAAAGCCTCTTCACAAATatgacccccaccccaaaacataaGGCTCTTTGCCAACGCAAAATTATTCCCATCCCTTTAGATGGGAAAACCAGGATGGGTTTGCTGGTGGGAAGAAAGCAGAGAATAGTCTGCTTTTCCCATCCTGGACCACACAAAATGTGTCACATAATATACCCAAGCAGATAAATCTGGTACCAGGAAACCTGCATAGCTGCAACTGAAATCAACTTACTCCCAACTGTACAGAATTGTCCAAATTTGTTCTGGGAAGCCACCTGCATCCCGTTCTCCAGGGTGGTCACTTTGGTTTCAAAGCCCTCTTGGCCATCAACAGTGGCAAAGACGGGCTTTGGCACTCCAGGCAGAGGAGCTGTCAGAGGGATGTTGGGATAGCTGCCCCCACTGCTGTATTTCCGGTAGGCAACTAGGCCAAACCTACGGAAGAATAAATAAGAATTTACATTGATTTAGAAATCAATTTAGAACTATAGGTTGCATTCATTTGCTAGATCTACTCAGACCCATTGAAAAATAATGAACATGGTGTAATGTAGAGCTATTCGTTTCAATGGGTTTGAGCAGACTTAGTTGGATTTTAATTGCTTTACTTTTATATACTGCAGGTTTATATATGACACGTGCTTCGTTTGTAAGAACGGCGGGatacaaacaaaataaattaacagtaatatatatatatatatatatatatatataaacacacacacatatatatacacacacaccagactTACATGAAGATATCAATGCAGTCCATAGGAGCCAAATACTACGGAGTGAGGtcccttcatcccccccccaaataaaatattagagGGCACCAACTTCCCCAAGTTGATGTACATTGCCATTCGAATGGTGTGCACCgtatcttgtgatcaattatgtggggtggggcttacctgggccccccaatattttattcaagttggtgcctCTGATGCAGccacaacatagctgtcaacttacagatttgaaaataagggaccagcagcttcgaaaataagggatcagcagcccaaataagggattttgctattgtaaagagttacatacattggtaggattgacagatgctgtcaatcTGGCATGAGGCAGTTGCGGTGCTGCGGCGGCCGCTGAAGCGccacccttctgcgtccctccccataccctcctcttcctcctccctcaggccgcctcctcagctgctaCCACCTCTGCCACCTCCGGGCTCGTGGGCGGCGTGGGCAAGAGTCtgtctcccttcccccccccctcgggcggggaagggccgatggaactccttgcgCCAGGATGACGGCGCCAGCACGCGCTCTCTCTCACGGCGGAGGATCCCgagccactgcttccctcccgagccgggcgagcatgaaactcaggaaatttaagggacatcatcaataagggacagcagcgggacacggcgctgggataagggagattcccgccaaataagggacggttgacagctatgagccacAACCTTCCTGGTTCCTGCTAGGAGACCTTGTTCAAACCACTTAGCATGACCTACATCACAGGGGTGTAGTGAGGAAAAATAGGAAGTGGCAGGGGTGGAATGGGGGTGCTGGGGGACGCAGCCACTGCCTTGAGCTCACCACGGGGAAAACGGTGCATAAACGATGCTTGCCGTTATATTGAGTTAATACAGCGTGGGGGGGAGGTCTGTGTTGCACCCACCGGGAGCTCCTGCCCTCCCCGCGAGTTCCACAAAAAAGGTTTCTCTCCCTCAGGGAAAGGGGCCGCCTCttggcgcgctctctctctctcaggaggGGAGAATCTCGTGGGCAGGAAGCGTCTCCCCACCGCCCCCACTGAGTGACAAGCTGAGGGAGGCGGGGCTCACTGCTAACGTTTCGCCCCCAAATAACGCCCCCCACCCTCGCCGGGTCCGCTCCAGCCTCACCTCCGCGCAGAGCCCCAGGCGCCCCGACCGACCACCTTGGCCGCCATTTTTGCTTCCCTTTACGGCGAGGGCGGAGAGGTGCCAGTCACGAGGCACGCGAGGTGAGCGCGGATTGGCCAGTTGAGGAGGGTAGCGTGGATTGGCCGGCGGCCTCCTTTATGGGGCGGAGCTGAAGTCAGctgctgcaagagagagagagacgataGGAGGGCGAGAGTAAAGAGGAAAGGAGAATAAGGTTCCCGCTTAACACTTCCGGATCTCAATGGACCCATCGCCCAAAGAGGTTTGAAGGGCAGATTCTTCGTGCCTCCTCCGCCCTACGGTTTTTTTGTGCACGCTGAGGGGGCACTATGCTTCAGAGCCTTGCTTTTCGTTCCCTATAGCCCATGTAGCTTGCGTGGCATAGAACTCCTCCGCTCTCGCTTTGCGGTGGCATCCAAAGGCCCGCCTCTCTCCTGGACGCGAAGCGTATTGGCCTCCTATATCCCCTCCCACCACAagagttctgggaattgtagtttgctgttGAGGAGTTCCTTTCACTGAGGGGTAATAAGTTTCCTGGCTCCATATGCGGGGAGGAAATCACACGCGCAGGCGTGtgccaggggcagcagcagctatCCAAAGATTTTGGGCAGGTGTCccttcagccctacctggagatgctggtgggAATTGAACTGGGACGCCTTCTGCAAGGCAgcgcaggtgctctgccactgagccatgaatAAGGACACAATGGGTTCTGATTGCACTAAGAAGCCAGTTGCT contains these protein-coding regions:
- the PMPCA gene encoding mitochondrial-processing peptidase subunit alpha; protein product: MAAKVVGRGAWGSARRFGLVAYRKYSSGGSYPNIPLTAPLPGVPKPVFATVDGQEGFETKVTTLENGMQVASQNKFGQFCTVGILINSGSRYEAKHTGGISHFLEKLAFSSTAQFGSKDEILLTLEKHGGICDCQASRDTTMYAVSADAKGLDTVVSLLSDVVLQPRLSDEEIEMTRMAVRFELEDLNMRPDPEPLLTEMIHSAAFSENTVGLNRFCPAENIDKIDRKVLHSYMRNYYTPNRMVLAGVGIEHDQLVDCARKYFLGAEPVWGSSTAAAVDRSVAQYTGGILKLEKDMSDVSLGPTPIPELTHIMIGLETCSFLEEDFIPFAVLNMMMGGGGSFSAGGPGKGMFTRLYLNVLNRHHWMYNATAYHHSYEDTGLLCIHASADPRQVREMVEIITREFILMSGAVGEVELERAKTQLQSMLMMNLESRPVIFEDVGRQVLATGMRKLPHELCVLIGKVNASDIKRVVTKMLRNKPAVACLGDLTELPSYEHIQAALSSKDGRLPRMYRLFR